The stretch of DNA CTAACGACCATTTCATTCCCTTATCCTCCCATACAAATAGTATAGCGACTATGGGTATAAAAGGTAAGGGGATACGAATAAATCAAGATAGACTATTTCTCCCTTTTTATGTATTCATCTCTATTCCGGGGTTGATCTTTTGAATTTCTTTGATAAACAATTGCATCCGTTTTGGGGAAATTTGAATTACTTTATAGTTACCGTAATGAATCTCCAGACGGTGAACAGAGAGACAAGGTCCTACAAACAAATTCGTCGTTTTCCGAATCGATTTAATCTCATTGATATTAATGGACCACTTCATCGGACCGTAGGATATTCGAAGTGTATTATTATCAATTCTGTATCGTGTGTTGAACCAGATTG from Oceanobacillus iheyensis HTE831 encodes:
- a CDS encoding PH domain-containing protein — translated: MVIASRKDILMGIVVWAFILLFTWNIFQSIYVEVDIVAIFVMAALILLLGSIWFNTRYRIDNNTLRISYGPMKWSININEIKSIRKTTNLFVGPCLSVHRLEIHYGNYKVIQISPKRMQLFIKEIQKINPGIEMNT